The Rickettsiales bacterium genome includes a region encoding these proteins:
- a CDS encoding HD domain-containing protein has product MIDKEALEFCKKAHGEQKRKYTGEPYWTHPLAVAKKVSIYNDDNDVIIAALLHDVIEDTEIGYEEIKDNFGKKVADLVLEVSDISKPEDGNRAKRKEIDRQHLAKSSPQGATIKLADLIHNTESIVKYDKGFAKIYLVEKEKCLNILKHGNSNLWDEAYQTLTEAKKTVGLSEN; this is encoded by the coding sequence ATGATAGATAAAGAGGCATTAGAATTTTGTAAAAAAGCGCATGGCGAGCAGAAGCGCAAATATACTGGTGAGCCATATTGGACTCATCCGCTGGCTGTCGCTAAAAAAGTATCCATATATAATGACGACAATGATGTAATAATCGCGGCTCTTCTGCATGATGTTATTGAGGATACTGAGATAGGTTACGAGGAAATAAAGGATAATTTTGGAAAAAAGGTCGCTGATCTTGTTCTTGAGGTAAGTGATATTTCCAAACCGGAAGATGGGAACAGAGCGAAGCGCAAAGAAATTGACCGGCAACATCTGGCGAAGAGTAGTCCACAAGGCGCTACCATAAAGCTCGCTGATTTAATCCATAATACAGAAAGTATAGTAAAATATGATAAAGGATTCGCCAAAATATATTTGGTGGAGAAGGAGAAATGCCTAAATATTCTAAAGCATGGGAATAGTAATTTGTGGGATGAGGCTTACCAAACCCTAACAGAAGCGAAAAAGACGGTAGGCTTATCAGAAAATTGA
- a CDS encoding alpha-ketoglutarate-dependent dioxygenase AlkB: MGFSDLKRRVQHYGYKYDYKARRITPDLKIGAIPDWLAGLCGELCANKIFAKIPDQVIINEYQAGQGITSHIDCVPCFGETIASISVCTPCVMEFMHIETGKKFSQLLEPRSLLTFSGEARYKWQHAIPQREADIVNGQKITRGRRISLTFRTVIVQ; the protein is encoded by the coding sequence TTGGGCTTTTCTGACCTCAAACGGCGTGTGCAGCATTATGGTTATAAATATGATTATAAAGCACGGAGAATAACGCCAGATTTGAAAATAGGCGCGATTCCTGATTGGCTCGCTGGTTTATGTGGTGAGCTTTGCGCCAATAAGATTTTTGCCAAAATTCCTGACCAAGTAATTATTAATGAATATCAGGCAGGGCAAGGTATAACGTCACATATTGACTGTGTTCCATGTTTTGGTGAAACAATTGCTAGTATAAGCGTATGTACCCCCTGCGTTATGGAATTTATGCATATTGAAACTGGCAAAAAATTTTCTCAGCTTCTTGAACCAAGAAGTTTGCTTACATTTTCTGGTGAGGCGCGTTATAAATGGCAACACGCAATACCCCAGCGCGAAGCCGATATTGTAAATGGTCAAAAAATCACTCGTGGCAGGCGCATATCGCTGACCTTTCGAACTGTAATAGTGCAGTAA
- a CDS encoding ABC transporter ATP-binding protein — protein sequence MNNSPLLLDSVSKNYSGINVLDNASLSLSAGEIFGLIGLNGAGKTTMIKIILDLINKQDGSIQIFGNVKNNIESRSNISYLPEKFQPSRYLKGTEYLELSLAYYGKKLDKDKARKKAITLDLNPDVLDSKVGSYSKGMGQKLGLVGAFLTDASFLILDEPMSGLDPRARIRLKNELISNKKLGKTIFFSSHILSDIDEICDRIAILHEGSLHFIGTPAEFKQKTACDSLEQAFLKTIE from the coding sequence ATGAATAATTCACCTTTGTTACTAGATAGCGTCAGTAAAAATTATTCGGGAATTAACGTACTGGATAATGCAAGTCTCTCTTTAAGTGCTGGAGAGATTTTTGGTCTTATCGGGCTAAATGGCGCCGGCAAAACAACCATGATAAAAATTATACTAGATCTTATCAATAAGCAGGATGGTAGCATTCAGATATTCGGCAATGTGAAAAACAATATAGAGTCACGTTCTAATATCTCGTATCTTCCCGAAAAATTTCAACCATCCCGTTATCTTAAAGGAACTGAGTATTTAGAACTGTCACTTGCGTATTATGGAAAAAAATTGGATAAAGACAAGGCTAGAAAAAAAGCTATAACTCTTGACCTTAATCCTGATGTGCTTGACTCAAAAGTTGGTTCTTACTCAAAAGGCATGGGACAAAAATTAGGACTTGTCGGAGCTTTTCTTACTGATGCTTCTTTTCTTATATTAGATGAGCCAATGAGTGGGCTAGATCCACGAGCTAGGATTAGATTAAAGAATGAACTAATTAGTAATAAAAAACTTGGGAAAACCATCTTTTTTAGCTCACATATACTTTCTGATATTGATGAGATATGCGATAGAATAGCCATTCTCCATGAGGGCAGCCTGCATTTTATCGGAACACCAGCGGAATTTAAGCAAAAAACCGCCTGCGATTCCCTAGAACAAGCGTTTCTTAAAACGATAGAGTGA
- a CDS encoding ATPase, T2SS/T4P/T4SS family, with translation MVDKENSEGLDEGRSQIDYMVGADSKPASAKPLRLGERLIKLGLLSEDQLQIVLTEQKNSKKLIGAILVDMGFLTESALGEVLAESSGTQKFDPKSAMLDSQVVHLISKDIASRYKVMAVGFENGTLQLAMSDVYNVLAIDQVRRFVPKSTKISPIYCTDSEILELIDQYYDYEISVDGILKEIETGIRDNSSKLDGRQEGYVNPTVRLVNALLVDAIKVGASDIHFEPEGSFLRLRYRIDGSMVQVRSFHRDYWSAMVVRIKIMSGMNIAESRNPQDGRISYNVLGREVDFRVATQPTVHGENIVMRLLDKAKSLVPLENLGFSEHNIEVLKKLIKRPEGIIIVTGPTGSGKTTTLYSILSYINNIETNIMTLEDPVEYQLPLIRQSSVREGAGLDWLTGMKSLMRQDPDIIFVGEVRDADTALMAVRAALTGHQVYTTLHTNDAIGSIARLGDIGVPSHLLAGSLIGALAQRLARKLCVHCRVPREATADECRILGSDPKEPPQIYNATGCEKCNKKGYKGRTAIVEILRVDRHMDELIATHATRRTILEHALKEGFISMQQDGIAKVLAGEITIDELVNTIDFTERL, from the coding sequence ATGGTTGATAAGGAAAACTCTGAAGGGCTAGACGAGGGTAGATCCCAAATAGATTATATGGTAGGCGCTGATTCCAAGCCAGCTTCGGCTAAGCCTTTGCGTCTTGGGGAAAGGCTTATCAAGCTTGGTCTTCTTTCTGAGGATCAGTTACAGATAGTACTTACCGAGCAGAAGAATAGCAAAAAGTTGATAGGCGCTATTTTAGTTGATATGGGATTTCTTACCGAAAGCGCTCTTGGTGAGGTTCTCGCTGAGTCTTCTGGTACCCAGAAATTTGATCCAAAATCGGCGATGTTGGATTCACAAGTTGTCCATTTAATATCAAAGGATATAGCGTCACGCTACAAAGTGATGGCGGTTGGTTTTGAAAATGGCACCTTACAGCTTGCTATGAGTGATGTTTATAATGTTCTTGCCATAGATCAGGTAAGAAGATTTGTCCCCAAAAGTACTAAAATATCTCCTATTTATTGCACTGACTCTGAAATTTTGGAGCTTATAGACCAGTATTATGATTATGAAATATCAGTTGATGGGATTCTAAAGGAAATAGAAACTGGCATCAGAGACAATAGTAGTAAGCTAGACGGTAGGCAAGAGGGATATGTAAATCCTACGGTTCGTTTAGTAAATGCTCTTTTGGTTGACGCTATAAAAGTTGGCGCTTCTGATATACATTTTGAGCCTGAAGGCTCATTCTTGCGTTTACGTTATCGTATTGACGGTTCGATGGTTCAGGTACGCTCTTTCCACAGAGATTACTGGAGCGCTATGGTGGTTCGTATTAAAATAATGTCCGGTATGAACATAGCGGAATCACGTAACCCACAAGATGGTCGTATTTCGTATAACGTACTTGGTAGAGAAGTAGATTTTCGTGTCGCTACTCAGCCAACTGTTCATGGTGAAAATATCGTGATGCGCTTATTGGATAAGGCGAAATCACTTGTTCCCCTTGAGAATTTAGGGTTTTCTGAGCATAACATAGAGGTTCTTAAAAAACTTATAAAACGACCTGAGGGAATAATAATAGTCACAGGTCCAACCGGCAGTGGTAAGACTACTACTCTTTACTCTATACTTAGCTATATAAATAACATTGAGACCAATATAATGACATTAGAGGATCCAGTGGAGTATCAACTTCCGCTGATTCGTCAGAGTAGCGTTCGTGAGGGAGCGGGGCTTGATTGGCTTACTGGAATGAAGTCATTGATGCGTCAGGATCCGGATATTATATTTGTTGGTGAGGTACGTGACGCTGATACCGCTCTTATGGCTGTACGTGCTGCTCTTACTGGTCACCAAGTATATACCACCCTTCACACTAATGACGCTATAGGAAGTATAGCTCGTCTTGGTGATATAGGAGTACCAAGCCACCTTCTAGCTGGCTCTCTTATAGGTGCTTTGGCGCAAAGACTAGCGCGTAAACTATGTGTGCATTGCCGAGTTCCAAGAGAGGCAACGGCTGATGAATGTCGTATATTAGGTTCCGATCCTAAAGAACCACCACAGATTTATAATGCTACCGGATGTGAGAAATGTAATAAGAAGGGCTATAAAGGACGTACCGCGATTGTAGAGATATTGCGTGTAGACCGTCATATGGATGAGCTTATAGCTACCCACGCGACTAGACGTACTATCTTAGAGCATGCTTTGAAGGAGGGTTTTATCAGTATGCAGCAAGATGGTATAGCTAAGGTTCTAGCTGGAGAAATAACAATTGATGAACTTGTAAATACGATTGATTTTACTGAAAGGCTGTAA
- a CDS encoding ATP-binding protein: MKAIKRHLQPLILEALEALPVVYINGPRQAGKTTLVKELLAQEFKAKFITFDDTLERAAATRNPFGYIQESGTPLIIDEVQMVPELFRPLKKLVDEQRQDALRGDSSANGHYLLTGSANLMAIPELADAMVGRMATLTLLPLSVAEVIGKPSHFLERCFAKDFSGIKAETTSLTSMMRQATFPELTQMSDKMAGSWFKNYIQKITLEDPRHIYNLEKAEYMPVLLQSLAARAGNLINDASIGREIGINAVTTRNYRGLLNNTFVTNSLRPWYRNITKRLVKSEKIYFYDTMLLCHLLQSTPENLARSQPQRFGHVLENFVLSELTKSNHAGGDTAKISFYRTNDGREIDFVLEHQHKLVAIEVKNAENITDKDLAGIKELQQATSNDFICGIVLCNTPRVIAYDKDIYLLPFNSLWQ; the protein is encoded by the coding sequence ATGAAAGCTATAAAACGTCACTTACAACCTTTAATATTAGAGGCTTTGGAGGCTTTGCCAGTGGTGTATATTAACGGTCCACGGCAAGCTGGCAAAACAACCCTAGTTAAGGAACTGTTGGCACAGGAGTTTAAGGCAAAATTTATCACATTTGATGACACGCTGGAACGCGCTGCCGCTACGCGCAATCCTTTTGGTTATATTCAGGAATCAGGCACACCGTTGATTATTGATGAAGTACAAATGGTGCCAGAATTGTTTCGCCCTTTGAAAAAGTTGGTGGATGAGCAGCGTCAGGACGCATTGCGCGGTGATAGCTCGGCCAATGGTCACTATCTGCTGACCGGCTCGGCGAATCTGATGGCAATTCCCGAACTTGCCGATGCGATGGTTGGGCGCATGGCAACCTTGACTTTATTGCCGCTGAGTGTTGCGGAAGTTATCGGCAAACCATCACATTTTCTGGAGCGGTGCTTTGCAAAAGATTTTAGCGGAATTAAAGCTGAAACCACATCTCTGACCTCAATGATGCGTCAGGCCACTTTTCCTGAACTCACGCAAATGTCTGATAAAATGGCCGGTAGCTGGTTCAAAAACTATATCCAGAAAATCACGCTGGAAGACCCACGCCATATTTATAATCTTGAAAAGGCTGAATATATGCCAGTGTTGTTGCAATCATTGGCAGCGCGTGCAGGAAATCTGATTAATGATGCAAGTATTGGACGTGAAATTGGCATTAATGCTGTGACCACACGCAATTACCGTGGCTTGCTGAACAACACATTTGTCACCAACAGCTTAAGGCCGTGGTATCGCAATATTACAAAGCGCTTGGTTAAATCAGAGAAAATCTATTTCTACGACACCATGTTGCTGTGCCATTTGCTGCAATCAACTCCAGAAAATTTGGCAAGAAGTCAACCACAGCGGTTTGGGCATGTGCTGGAAAACTTTGTTCTGTCGGAATTAACTAAGAGCAACCATGCTGGTGGCGACACTGCCAAAATCAGCTTTTACCGCACTAACGATGGTCGCGAGATTGATTTCGTGCTGGAGCATCAGCACAAGCTGGTGGCTATTGAAGTTAAAAATGCTGAAAACATTACGGATAAGGATTTGGCTGGCATTAAAGAATTGCAGCAAGCAACAAGCAATGACTTCATATGCGGCATAGTGCTTTGCAATACCCCAAGGGTAATTGCGTATGACAAAGATATTTATCTATTGCCATTTAATAGCCTATGGCAATAG
- a CDS encoding ankyrin repeat domain-containing protein, with protein sequence MSKSKIIIAILVIVVISGAYFLPSISVEIVPDQLLLKVKTKQEVEVTVPKEKKDVKEDKVSINEGTQGDDKVKDSKQASEKEESVDTDNSENNEQNIVDNEVEEKKPSLDEVIYRINLGRTADISILIDKGISVDEVNASGVPIIALAAGRSDSESLGIVKLLVENGADINKADIRGQNALFYAAKVGNTEVVKYLLSKKINYNATDASGNNARTIAFQTGNNKVIEVLDNFIQQQNILAKQQYEKINKEINEKYKSYNETMTKINAKNKALTEADRLKQMVKDFSFASCSAAYWQFCRISRQTTEFGGQELINVINSQFNKSRELAGELESEHKIEFQVIQNISSASERNIRNELSKYPSSEARTAAGVGSSDDMKMRCAKMADAWNIRKQDDNRANSYMNNIYNRNRGYMSPNSGYGSQQPSPYQNNNYGGGGGQLYQQQPAQPIQPYGIPNPQQQYR encoded by the coding sequence ATGAGTAAGAGTAAGATTATAATAGCGATATTAGTAATTGTGGTCATATCAGGGGCGTATTTCTTGCCGTCAATCTCGGTTGAGATAGTACCAGATCAATTGTTGCTTAAAGTAAAGACTAAACAGGAAGTAGAGGTTACTGTTCCTAAGGAGAAGAAAGACGTTAAAGAGGATAAAGTATCTATTAATGAGGGTACGCAGGGTGATGACAAGGTGAAAGATTCAAAACAAGCTTCTGAAAAAGAGGAATCAGTTGATACAGATAACTCGGAAAACAACGAACAAAATATAGTTGATAATGAAGTTGAGGAAAAAAAGCCATCACTTGATGAGGTGATTTATCGTATCAATCTAGGTAGAACTGCTGATATCTCAATTCTTATAGATAAAGGAATTTCGGTTGATGAGGTAAATGCGTCAGGTGTTCCAATAATAGCGCTTGCTGCTGGTAGGTCTGACAGTGAAAGTCTTGGAATAGTGAAGCTACTGGTAGAAAATGGCGCGGATATAAATAAAGCCGACATACGTGGTCAAAACGCCTTATTTTACGCCGCTAAAGTCGGTAATACAGAAGTTGTAAAATATCTGCTTTCTAAAAAGATAAATTACAACGCTACTGACGCTTCCGGCAATAACGCGCGAACAATTGCCTTTCAAACCGGAAATAATAAGGTAATAGAAGTGCTTGATAATTTTATACAGCAGCAAAATATATTGGCTAAGCAGCAATACGAAAAAATTAATAAGGAAATAAATGAAAAATACAAATCATACAATGAAACCATGACAAAAATCAACGCTAAGAATAAAGCCCTCACTGAAGCTGACCGTCTTAAGCAGATGGTAAAGGATTTTTCTTTCGCTAGTTGTTCAGCGGCTTATTGGCAATTTTGCCGTATATCACGACAAACAACTGAATTTGGAGGGCAGGAACTGATAAACGTTATCAATTCGCAATTCAATAAATCACGTGAACTAGCTGGGGAACTTGAAAGTGAGCATAAGATTGAGTTTCAAGTTATTCAGAATATATCGTCCGCGTCCGAACGTAACATAAGAAACGAACTTTCAAAATATCCTTCCAGTGAAGCCCGTACGGCGGCGGGTGTTGGTAGCAGTGATGACATGAAAATGCGCTGCGCTAAAATGGCCGATGCATGGAACATTAGAAAGCAAGATGATAACCGAGCGAATTCATATATGAATAATATATATAATAGGAATCGTGGATACATGTCGCCTAATAGTGGGTATGGTAGTCAGCAACCATCTCCTTACCAAAATAATAATTATGGTGGTGGAGGTGGTCAGCTATACCAGCAGCAACCAGCACAGCCAATCCAGCCATACGGTATACCCAATCCACAACAGCAATATAGGTAG
- a CDS encoding pirin family protein, which yields MKNKEIVRINHNTAKHWVGDGFPVSTMFSYHTQGNDISPFLLLDYAGPAEFLPSDKPRGVGIHPHRGFETVTIVYQGEVEHKDSAGNSGKIAVGDVQWMTAASGVLHEEMHSREFTKKGGTLEMVQLWVNLPAKHKMSSPRYQEILSANIPVVDLPDNAGYVRLIAGEYNDTKGAAKTFTPMELWDIRLRAGSKVSLKLTDGYTSSLLVLSGELSIGSDSLTARELAQFSRDGDIIELSASQDSSLLLMAGEPIDEPIAGYGPFVMNSTEEIQQAMVDYSTGKF from the coding sequence ATGAAAAACAAAGAAATAGTAAGAATAAACCACAATACAGCTAAGCATTGGGTAGGTGATGGTTTTCCAGTAAGCACTATGTTTTCATATCACACGCAAGGTAATGATATAAGCCCATTTTTGCTTCTGGATTATGCGGGACCAGCTGAATTTTTGCCTTCTGATAAGCCACGTGGGGTTGGAATACACCCACATCGTGGTTTTGAGACGGTAACTATTGTTTATCAAGGAGAAGTTGAGCATAAGGATAGTGCTGGTAACTCTGGAAAGATAGCGGTAGGTGACGTGCAATGGATGACAGCGGCAAGTGGTGTTCTCCATGAGGAAATGCATAGTCGTGAATTTACTAAAAAGGGCGGAACTTTAGAGATGGTACAGCTTTGGGTTAATTTACCAGCAAAGCATAAAATGAGCAGCCCGCGTTATCAGGAGATTTTATCAGCTAATATACCAGTCGTGGATTTACCGGACAATGCTGGTTATGTTCGTTTAATAGCTGGAGAATATAACGATACTAAAGGAGCTGCGAAAACGTTTACCCCAATGGAACTATGGGACATACGGTTGAGAGCTGGAAGCAAGGTTAGCCTTAAACTTACAGATGGTTATACCAGCTCACTGCTAGTGCTTTCAGGAGAATTGTCTATAGGCTCTGATAGTTTGACCGCGCGGGAATTGGCGCAGTTCTCAAGAGATGGTGACATTATAGAGCTATCAGCCTCTCAAGATAGTAGTTTGCTGTTAATGGCTGGTGAACCTATAGATGAGCCGATAGCTGGCTATGGACCTTTTGTCATGAATAGTACTGAGGAAATTCAACAGGCAATGGTTGATTATAGCACTGGAAAATTTTAG
- a CDS encoding type II secretion system F family protein, whose amino-acid sequence MPSYKYSSINDRGRTIRGVVVADNEIDLENRLKDIGLDLISAREVKTRDKSAGRGTKVKNKDLIVMCLHLEQLDRAGVPLHDAIADVRDSTESAKLKDVLTGVYESVKTGTVFSKALEAYPRVFNNVFVGLIAAGEKTGDLAMSFQNLGEHLKWVADLRRKVKKAIRYPIVLLVVLSLVITALMILTVPKMVEFIVSQGFELPIHTRALIAVSEAFQSYWYAILGIPVVIFFIFMLLYNISERFAYRVDYITLKIPLIGSVSRKIDMARFANFFAIMFNSGIDVIDSLEAAKGVISNRVLKESIDLVKVNVTDGNSITSSLLLSHQFPNLVIRMFKVGEDSGNLKDALENIKFFYNREVSDAVDNLVGSIQPILTTIMGLIIAWIIAAVFGPLYESFSKLNI is encoded by the coding sequence ATGCCTTCATATAAATATAGTTCAATAAATGATCGTGGACGTACCATACGTGGTGTTGTCGTTGCCGATAATGAAATTGACCTTGAAAATCGTCTTAAGGATATAGGTCTTGATCTAATAAGCGCTCGTGAGGTTAAAACTCGTGATAAAAGCGCTGGAAGGGGAACAAAGGTCAAGAATAAAGATCTTATAGTGATGTGCCTGCATTTGGAGCAATTAGACAGGGCAGGGGTTCCGCTGCATGACGCTATCGCTGATGTTCGCGATAGCACTGAATCAGCTAAGTTAAAAGATGTTCTCACTGGTGTTTATGAATCGGTAAAGACCGGAACGGTTTTTTCTAAGGCTTTGGAGGCGTATCCCAGAGTTTTTAATAACGTATTTGTCGGATTAATAGCCGCTGGTGAGAAAACAGGAGACCTCGCTATGTCTTTCCAAAATCTTGGAGAGCATCTTAAATGGGTAGCTGATCTACGACGTAAAGTAAAAAAAGCCATTCGCTATCCTATAGTTTTACTTGTTGTTTTGTCTTTGGTTATTACTGCTCTTATGATACTTACGGTTCCTAAAATGGTTGAGTTCATAGTGTCACAGGGGTTTGAACTGCCGATCCATACTAGAGCTTTAATAGCTGTGTCAGAAGCTTTTCAGAGTTATTGGTATGCGATACTTGGGATTCCTGTTGTTATATTTTTTATATTTATGCTTTTATATAACATAAGTGAACGTTTCGCTTATCGGGTTGATTATATAACGCTTAAAATTCCACTTATAGGATCGGTATCTCGTAAGATTGATATGGCGCGTTTCGCCAATTTTTTCGCTATTATGTTTAATAGTGGAATAGATGTTATAGATTCTTTAGAGGCGGCAAAAGGGGTTATCTCTAACCGTGTGCTTAAAGAGTCTATAGATTTGGTAAAAGTAAATGTTACTGATGGTAATTCTATAACTTCCAGTCTTCTTCTATCTCATCAATTCCCAAATTTGGTTATTAGGATGTTTAAGGTTGGTGAGGATAGTGGTAATCTTAAGGACGCTTTGGAGAATATAAAATTTTTCTATAACCGTGAGGTAAGTGACGCTGTTGATAATTTAGTCGGCTCAATACAACCAATACTTACCACCATTATGGGATTAATAATAGCATGGATTATAGCGGCGGTGTTTGGTCCTCTTTATGAATCATTTAGCAAATTGAATATTTAA
- the htpG gene encoding molecular chaperone HtpG has translation MTEKIEEKLKFNAEISKVLNLMIHSLYTNKDIFLRELISNASDACDKLRYQAVAEPSLNEDSSELSITIELNKDEKTVKITDNGIGMSKDELINNLGTIAKSGTQEFAEKLTGDAQKDMPLIGQFGVGFYSAFMVADKVSVLSTKAGSKESYIWQSEGSGEFTISEVETAPRGTSITLHIKDGADDYLDNFRLRHIVQTYSDHISFPIFIVGEDAEREQINTASALWTRSKSEISEEQYNEFYHHVAHSPDSPWLVLHNKAEGKLEYTNLLFVPSSKPIDLFHPDRKSRIKLYVKRVFITEENAELVPAYLRFLRGVVDSEDLPLNISRQTLQQNPLISKIKDSIVKKFLSEMKKKSENDEESYREFWKNFGAVLKEGLCEAYSPREQILEICRFNSSDNQDGDLVKLDDYMARMKEGQENIFYLTGENLASMRQSPQLEGFTSRGIEVLLLSDHVDDFWVNVIQDYKGKQFKSITRSDIDLDNIKSEKDNKDDDSKEEEAPKELMDKLCERIKDILKDAVSEVRTTKKLGQSAVCLATKEGGMDFRLERFLLEQKQLTAASTKILEINPKHPIIKRLAEKDGLDIDDTVWLLLDQAKILEGEEITDPASFTRRLQNFVEKSLVA, from the coding sequence ATGACTGAAAAAATTGAAGAAAAACTGAAGTTTAATGCTGAAATAAGCAAAGTATTGAATCTGATGATTCATTCGCTTTATACCAATAAAGACATATTTCTACGCGAACTAATCTCAAACGCCTCTGATGCCTGCGATAAATTACGCTATCAAGCTGTTGCCGAACCATCACTTAATGAGGATAGTTCAGAGCTTTCAATAACTATAGAGCTTAACAAAGACGAAAAAACCGTAAAAATTACCGATAATGGAATCGGTATGAGCAAAGATGAACTGATAAATAATCTAGGGACAATAGCCAAGTCCGGCACTCAGGAATTCGCTGAAAAATTAACCGGTGACGCACAGAAAGATATGCCGCTTATCGGACAGTTTGGTGTTGGTTTTTATTCAGCTTTTATGGTCGCTGACAAGGTTAGTGTACTTTCAACCAAAGCTGGCAGTAAGGAAAGCTATATTTGGCAATCGGAAGGAAGTGGGGAATTTACCATAAGTGAGGTGGAAACAGCGCCTCGTGGAACCAGTATAACCCTGCACATAAAAGACGGCGCTGATGATTATCTGGATAATTTCCGCCTGCGTCATATTGTACAAACTTACTCCGACCATATATCATTTCCGATTTTTATAGTTGGCGAAGATGCAGAACGCGAGCAGATAAACACCGCTTCTGCTCTATGGACTCGTTCCAAAAGTGAGATAAGCGAAGAACAATATAATGAGTTTTACCACCATGTGGCACATTCACCGGACTCTCCTTGGCTGGTTCTGCATAATAAAGCGGAAGGCAAGTTGGAGTATACTAACCTGCTATTTGTCCCCTCCTCTAAACCGATAGACCTGTTCCATCCCGACCGTAAATCACGAATAAAGCTATATGTTAAACGTGTGTTTATAACTGAGGAGAACGCTGAGTTAGTACCGGCTTATCTAAGATTCCTACGTGGGGTGGTGGATTCTGAGGATTTACCGCTTAATATTAGCCGTCAAACTCTTCAACAAAATCCTCTGATTAGCAAAATAAAGGATTCCATAGTTAAAAAATTCCTCTCCGAGATGAAGAAAAAGTCTGAAAATGATGAAGAATCATATAGGGAATTCTGGAAAAATTTTGGCGCGGTGTTAAAAGAAGGGCTATGCGAGGCTTACAGTCCACGTGAACAGATACTTGAGATATGTCGTTTTAATTCCAGCGACAATCAGGATGGTGATTTAGTAAAGCTGGATGATTACATGGCACGAATGAAAGAAGGTCAAGAAAATATTTTTTATCTCACTGGTGAGAATCTTGCCTCCATGCGCCAAAGCCCACAACTTGAGGGATTTACCTCACGCGGGATAGAGGTATTGTTGCTTAGCGATCATGTGGATGATTTCTGGGTAAACGTGATACAGGATTATAAAGGCAAGCAATTCAAATCAATAACCCGTTCTGATATTGATCTTGATAATATCAAAAGCGAAAAAGACAATAAAGATGATGACAGCAAAGAGGAAGAAGCGCCAAAAGAGCTTATGGATAAGCTATGTGAGCGGATAAAAGATATACTTAAAGACGCTGTAAGTGAGGTAAGGACTACCAAAAAGCTGGGGCAAAGCGCTGTTTGCCTCGCTACTAAAGAAGGTGGCATGGATTTCCGGCTTGAACGTTTCTTGCTGGAACAGAAACAACTTACCGCCGCCTCTACCAAAATTCTGGAAATAAACCCGAAACATCCAATTATTAAGCGATTGGCGGAAAAAGACGGACTGGATATTGACGATACAGTATGGCTGTTGCTGGATCAGGCGAAGATATTAGAGGGCGAGGAAATAACCGATCCGGCCTCATTTACTCGCCGCTTGCAAAACTTCGTGGAAAAAAGTTTAGTTGCTTAA